From the Pseudomonas monsensis genome, the window CGCCTGGAGCTTACAACTGGAGCGAAGCGACATGACCATCAAGCAGATCCGTGCCTTTCTCGCCGTGGCCCAGAGCCTGAGTTTTGCGGTGGCCTGCGAGCGCCTGCACCTGTCGCAATCGGCGTTGAGCCTGACCATCAAGGCGCTGGAGGAGGGCCTCGGCGGGCGCCTGTTCAGCCGCAATACGCGCAACGTGGCGCTGACGGCGGAAGGTGAATCCCTGTTGCCGCTGGCCCGGCGGCTGATTGCCGACTGGGACAACGCCGAAGACGAAATGCGTCAGCGCTTCAGCTTGCAACGCGGACGGGTGACGCTGGCGGCGATGCCGTCGTTCGCCGGCAACCTGCTGCCGCCGATCCTCAAGACCTTCCGTGCGCGCTATCCGAACGTCAACGTCACGGTCAACGACGTGATCAACGAGCAGGTGCTGGAGATGGTCCGCGATCGGCAAGTGGAGCTGGGCGTGGCGTTCGAGCCGATGCAAAGCACCTCGATGACCTTCACGCCGTTGTACAGGGATCGCTTCGTGGCCGTGGTGGCGCAGGATTCGCCATTGGCGGCGCGCACCGCTATCGACTGGCAAACCTTGCTGCAGCAGCCGTTCATCACCTTGCAGCGGCCATCGACAGTACGAGTGATGCTCGAAGAACACTTGCAGGCGCGCGGCCTGAAATTGCCGGTGGAGTTCGAAAGCCATCAGTTGGCGACGGTCGGGCGCATGGTCGCCAGTGGCCTTGGTGTCAGTGCCGTACCGGCGTTGTGTGCCGAGCAGATGCAGGAACTGGGCGCCCGTTGCCTGACCCTGGATGACTCGGTGGAGCGGGCGATCGGCGTGTTGACCGAACCCGGAAATGAGTTGTCGGCGGCGGCACAGGCGCTGTTCGATATCCTCAAGGCTGAGCACTGAAGCCGCGGGATTTTGTGTGTCAGGTGAGCAGGCGTTGTGTCAGCAGGGGCAGGAGTTGTTCGCATGAGGCTTCGATTTTCAATGACAGCAGGTCATCTGCGCGAGTCTTGCCCAGGTTGATCGCAATCAGCGGCTTGCCCCGATCGGCAATCATCCGACACAGGCGAAAGGCCGAATAGGCCATCAACGACGAGCCCACCACCAACATCCCGGCCGCGCGTTCCGCCGCCGCCAGCGCCCGTGCAGCGGTTTGCTGCGCGACGTTCTCGCCAAAAAACACCACATCCGGCTTCATCCGCTCGCCCGCGCAATGTGGACAGTGCGGCACCTGAAACCGGGCTTCGAATGCGGGGTCGAGCAGGGTATCGCCGTCCGGCGCCTGCACGGCATCGACGCCGGCCAGATACGGGTTGTGCATCTCCATCAAGCGCTGAATGGCATCGCGCTCACTGCGCTGGCCGCAATCCAGGCACAGCACCCGGTGCAGGCTGCCGTGCAGTTCGATCACGTCCTGACTGCCGGCCTGATCGTGCAGGGTGTCGACGTTCTGCGTGATCAATCCGCCGATCCGCCCATGCGTCTGCAAACGGGCCAGAGCCTCATGCGCTGCATTCGGCCGCGCCTGCCGCACCCGTGGCCAGCCGAGCATGGCCCGCGCCCAATAGCGCCGGCGTGATTCCGGGGCGGCGAGGAATTCCTGATACATCATCGGCTGGCGCCCCCGGCGCACGCCGTCGCTGTCGCGGTAATCCGGAATCCCCGACGGCGTGCTGATGCCGGCGCCGGTCAGCACCAGAAAGTCGCCGTCAGCCATCGCTTGTTGCAAGGTGTCGAGGTGGTCGCGGATCGGGCTGTCGAGCATGGTCAGCACTCCGGGCAGATGAATGCCTTGCAGGTTAGCACTGACCTTCCATAGCGAGGGAGTCTGGCTGGGGGGCGCGGATTTTCCAGTGACGCAGGGGCTTGCTCCCGCTGGGGCGCGCAGCGGCCCCAAAACCGCCGACGGCTTCGCCGCCGAGCGCAAGCAAGCGCCCTCGCCCCAGATTTCTCCCGCACGGTCAATAGCTTGTCTCCGGGCTATTTGCGCGCCTCCAGAATCAGATTGAACGGTGTCTGCGTGGCCCGCCGGAACTGCTTGAAGCCGGCTTCGGCAAACACTTTGCGCAGGCGCATTTCCCCGGCTTGTGCGCCGAGCCCGAGGCCGACCTCTTGCGACAGGGAATTCGGTGTGCAGATGAAGGTCGACGCCGCGTAGAACAGTCGGCCGACCGGGTTGATGTTGTCATCCAGCGTATCGTTGGCGAACGGTTCGACCAGCAGCACCGTGCCGTCGTCCTTCAGCGAGTCGTAGGCATGGCGTGCGGCGCCGACCGGGTCGCCCATGTCATGCAGACAGTCGAAATAGCAGATCAGGTCATAGTCGTCGCCGGGGTAATTTTTTGCCGTGCCCTGGAAGAACTTCGCCCGGCTGCTGACACCGCCTTCTTCGGCACGCTGGGTAGCCACGGTGATTGAGGGCGTGTGGTTGTCGAAACCGACGAAGCGCGAGTTGGGAAAGGCCTGAGCCATGATCACTGTCGAGGCGCCGTGGCCGCAACCGACGTCAGCGACTTTGGCACCTGCCTCAAGCCTGGCCACCACGCCGTCCAGTGCCGGCAGCCATTCGGCGATCAAATGCCCCTTGTAACCGGGGCGAAAGAACCGTTCGGTGCCGGTGAACATGCACGGATGGTGATCGCCCCAGGGCAAGGCGCCGTTGCCGCGCATGGCTTTCACCAGTTTATCCTTGTCATGGAAAAACGACGCCACCACGCCCAGACCGCCGGCGACGTACACCGGTGAGTCTTCCAGGGCCAACGCCAGGGCATGTTCTTCCGGCAGGCGGAATTGCCCGTCGTGATGCTCCATGTAGCCTGAAGCGGCATGGGCGCTGAGCCATTCGCGGACCAGACGCGGGTTACAGGTGGTTTTCGCAGCGAGTGCTTCTGGGCTGATCGGCTGACTGTCGGCCATCGCCCGGTACAACCCGAGTTCTTCGCCGACGATGACATTAGCCAGCATCGCCGCGCCGCCCATGTCGTTGATCAGTTTTCCCATGAATTCGTTGAGTCGGGCCTCGTCCATCACGTGTGCTCCTGAAACAGGATCACAGTCCGGCGGCGTCAAGGATCGAGGGTCGAGGCGTGCGCCATCGGGCAGTGGTCGTCTTGGGTTTGAGCGATGAATCACTGCTGGATTCATCGCCCAGATTTTACTCTTGAGGGCTATGCAACAAGTCTAGCCCTCCAATGCCATGAAGCGATCGTTTTTCAGGCTTTTGTACGCTTCTTGGATGCAGGCGTCTGGCTCAACACGCCATTGGACAGCTTGGCCACTCTTTCAGGAAGCGAGAGCGTTTTTCCGGTGAACTCCAGCGTGGCTTCGATTCGCTCCACGGATGGATCTTCCTTAAGCTCCAGTGTCCCTTCGACCGCCAGGTAAGCGCTCCCCAGCAAATCCAGATAGGCCGCCCGAATGTTTAGATCACCTGTTTCAAACGTGTACTTTCCTTTTTTTAGCCCTGCTGCAATGAACAGCGTTACGCGGTGCGGTTTTGGTGGGTCTAATTCCCAGACTCTCTGATTGGCGACCACTGCAAATGTTTGCGTGTTTTCTTGAAAGGAGATTTCAACCTCGTCGGACTTGAACTCATGATAAATACCTCCTTCAAGTTTAGCGAAAAACTCATGCTGCTGAAGCTTGTCTGCCGCCGAAGTGCGGGTAATGTCTTTCAGATCGAACTTGCCCTCACTCAAGATATATTCCTGGCCTCCAATATTGCCCTTGAAGTTAAACGTACCGACCATTCGCTGCTCGGATTCGAAGTATTGAATGGACAATAATCCTTCGGTCGAGACCACTAACCGGTCTTGGGAAAAGTAATGAGCGTGCGCCAGATTTTTATCGCTGCCAGAAACAAGCGAATAACTCATGGGCACGCCATTGCCTCCGAGGTTCAGAGGGATAACAAAAGTCATGTAGCGAACGCTGTCGCCGCTGATATGGGTGGCGTTTATTTCCCAATGGGTTGGCAGTTTTTCAATTAAAAGTCCGCTATTGGCCTGGAAATCCGGCTCGCCGGCGCTTTTGGCGGTAAGCGTGCCCGTGGCGGCTACTGTTCCTTGCGTGATGGACATTTTGCTATTCATGTTCTGGATTCCTTTCTCGAGGGCATTACGAAAGAATGAGGCGCCAGTGTAGTGGCGGTGCCTGCTACGCATAACTGTCAAAGTTGACAGGTATAAAAAATAAATTTTTATTCTGTTTTGTTAATTTTGACGCGGGATTGCCTTCGATAAACCGATGATCTGTATCTCAATGAATACAGCGCGATCACAGATACATAACCTGTGCATTCGACTTCGTCGTCGAAACAACCGCGATACATACACTGTTTAGGTTGACCTTTTGATCGCCATCACGCTGATGCGCCAACAGAGGGACAGCCCCATGCATATTGTTCATCCATCTGCACTTGCCCGAGTCGGACTCGGCCTGCGACGAGGCTTGTTGAAAGACCTGCGAGCTGCCCATAGCGGTGTTTTCGACTTTCTCGAAGTCGCCCCGGAAAACTGGATCGGCGTTGGCGGTGCCCACGGCGCGGCGTTGCACGAACTGGCCGAGCGTTATCCATTGGCTTGCCACGGCTTGTCGTTGTCACTTGGCGGATCGGCGCCGCTCGACGTCGGTTTTCTCGAAGAAGTCCGGGTGTTTCTTGACCACCATCAAGTGCCGTTTTACAGCGAACACCTGAGCTACTGCAGCGACGACGGTCATCTCTACGATCTGCTGCCGTTGCCATTCACCGAAGAGGCGGTGCATCACGTCGCCGCGCGGATCCGCCAGTCTCAGGACATTCTGGGGCGGCGTCTGGCGGTGGAAAATGTCTCTTACTATGCCGCGCCACGTCAGGACATGGACGAGGTGACGTTCACCAACGCGGTGCTGCGCGAGGCCGATTGCGACCTGCTGCTGGACGTGAATAACGTCTACGTCAATTCGATCAACCACGGCTTCGACCCACACCGGTTTCTCGCCGGGGTTGAGCCGGGCAGGGTGGTCGGCATGCACGTGGCCGGGCATTTCGATGAGTCGGACACGTTGAAAATCGACACCCATGGTGCCTCGGTGAAACCGGTGGTCTGGGCGTTGCTGGCCGACGCCTATGCTCGGTTCGGTGTCCAGCCAACGTTGCTTGAGCGGGATTTCAATTTCCCGGTGTTTTCCGAACTGGTTAGCGAGTTGCAAACCATTCGCCATTTGCAAGCGGGAGGCCGCCATCGTGGATAACCTGTTGCAGCAGCAACGGG encodes:
- a CDS encoding LysR family transcriptional regulator produces the protein MTIKQIRAFLAVAQSLSFAVACERLHLSQSALSLTIKALEEGLGGRLFSRNTRNVALTAEGESLLPLARRLIADWDNAEDEMRQRFSLQRGRVTLAAMPSFAGNLLPPILKTFRARYPNVNVTVNDVINEQVLEMVRDRQVELGVAFEPMQSTSMTFTPLYRDRFVAVVAQDSPLAARTAIDWQTLLQQPFITLQRPSTVRVMLEEHLQARGLKLPVEFESHQLATVGRMVASGLGVSAVPALCAEQMQELGARCLTLDDSVERAIGVLTEPGNELSAAAQALFDILKAEH
- a CDS encoding NAD-dependent protein deacetylase, giving the protein MLDSPIRDHLDTLQQAMADGDFLVLTGAGISTPSGIPDYRDSDGVRRGRQPMMYQEFLAAPESRRRYWARAMLGWPRVRQARPNAAHEALARLQTHGRIGGLITQNVDTLHDQAGSQDVIELHGSLHRVLCLDCGQRSERDAIQRLMEMHNPYLAGVDAVQAPDGDTLLDPAFEARFQVPHCPHCAGERMKPDVVFFGENVAQQTAARALAAAERAAGMLVVGSSLMAYSAFRLCRMIADRGKPLIAINLGKTRADDLLSLKIEASCEQLLPLLTQRLLT
- a CDS encoding class I SAM-dependent methyltransferase, which encodes MDEARLNEFMGKLINDMGGAAMLANVIVGEELGLYRAMADSQPISPEALAAKTTCNPRLVREWLSAHAASGYMEHHDGQFRLPEEHALALALEDSPVYVAGGLGVVASFFHDKDKLVKAMRGNGALPWGDHHPCMFTGTERFFRPGYKGHLIAEWLPALDGVVARLEAGAKVADVGCGHGASTVIMAQAFPNSRFVGFDNHTPSITVATQRAEEGGVSSRAKFFQGTAKNYPGDDYDLICYFDCLHDMGDPVGAARHAYDSLKDDGTVLLVEPFANDTLDDNINPVGRLFYAASTFICTPNSLSQEVGLGLGAQAGEMRLRKVFAEAGFKQFRRATQTPFNLILEARK
- a CDS encoding HvfB family MNIO-type RiPP peptide maturase produces the protein MHIVHPSALARVGLGLRRGLLKDLRAAHSGVFDFLEVAPENWIGVGGAHGAALHELAERYPLACHGLSLSLGGSAPLDVGFLEEVRVFLDHHQVPFYSEHLSYCSDDGHLYDLLPLPFTEEAVHHVAARIRQSQDILGRRLAVENVSYYAAPRQDMDEVTFTNAVLREADCDLLLDVNNVYVNSINHGFDPHRFLAGVEPGRVVGMHVAGHFDESDTLKIDTHGASVKPVVWALLADAYARFGVQPTLLERDFNFPVFSELVSELQTIRHLQAGGRHRG